The Amycolatopsis sp. NBC_01480 genome segment CCCTTCGAATCCGTCAACTGAACCCGGTCACCCACACTGAACGGTCCACTGACCGACAACTTCGTCCTCCACCCTCACGCGAAACGCTGGCGTCAGATCTTCCCAGGTCGCCCGCGCGGGCCGCGGCTGGGGTCAGTACCCGCGGCGGTCGCGCACCAGCGCGGCCCGGAGATCGTCCCGGCGCAGCACCCCGGCCGGGCGGCCTTCGTCGTCGACCACGAGGAACTGCCACGCGGGGGTCTCGCGGACCCGCTCGGCGATCTCCTCGCCCGGTTCCGACGCCAGCAGCACGGTCTCGGCGCGGATCGGCTCGGCCGCCAGCTCCGCGGGCGCGTGCGGATTGGCCGCGGCGAGCTGTTCGGCCGCCTGCTCGTCGAGCAGCCCCGCGGCGACGCCGTCCGCCCGCACCAGCACCACACCGCGGCCGGCGGACGCGGCGAGCGCGTCGGACACCGGGCTCTCCGCGGGCAGTTGCAGGACCGGCCGCACCAGCTCGGTGATCTCCAGCCCGTCCGGCCAGCTCCGCCGGGCTTCGGCGACGAGCTCGGCGCGGGCGCCCATGATGACGAACCACGCCGTGACGACGCAGACGCCCAGGCGCAGCCACCGGTCCTCGCTCGCGGTCGCCAGTCCCCACAGCGCCCACACGATCAGCGCGGTGGCCACGAGCGCGCCGCCGGCCACCGCGGCGCGGGTGCCCTTGGCGCGCAGCCCGGTCGCCGCCCACACGCCCGCGCGCACCAGGCGCCCGCCGTCCAGCGGCAGTCCCGGGAGCAGGTTGAACAGGCCGACCGCGAAGTTCGCCACGGCGCACTCGGCGATCAGCAGCCACACCGCGCCGTCCGGCGGCACCGCGAGCATCAGCAGCGCGCAGAACCCGCCGAGCACCAGCGACACGGCCGGGCCCGCCGCGGCGACCAGCCCCTCCTGCCCCGGCTTGCGCGGGGTTCGCGCCACTTCGGACAGTCCGCCGAGCAGGAACAGCCGCAGCCGCCGCACCGGGATCCCCAGCCGCAGCGCGACCAGGCAGTGCCCCAGCTCGTGGGCGAGCACCGAGAGCCCCAGCAGCACCGCGAACGCGGCCGCCAGCAGCCAGGACGTGAGCGTGGACGCGTCCGGCAGCAACCGGCTGACCAGCGGCGCGTAGAGCACGACGATGATCGCCGAGCCGATCCACCACGACGGCGCGAGCAGGACCGGGACCCCGCGGACCCGGAACAGCAGCAGCCCGCCGTCGCCGGTGGCGGCGCGCCGGGGCGGCCCGGCGTTGTGCTGACTGGTCGCGGCCATGCGGGCAAGAGTAAAGGGCAGGGTGTGGGGAGGCGGTTATCCGCCCGGCGCGGACGAGTGGTGTCGCCTCCCGGCCACGGGGTTTGCCCAGTGCCGGACGCAGCGGATGACGCTTTCGCCTCGCTCAGTGCGGGCAGCGCGTCATCCGCTCCGGCACGGCGGCGAGTCGCGCGAGCGGAAGTGTCGGTGCCCGGCGTTACGCTCTGGCCATGCCCGACACCGCTACGGTCACCACTCCCCCCGAGGCCGGTGGCGCGCCCGTCCGCAGGCGGCCCGCGCTGTCGCCGTCCCGCGCGAGCGACTTCAAGCAGTGCCCGCTGCTCTACCGGTTCCGGGCCGTCGACCGGCTGCCGGAAGTGCCCACCCGGGCACAGCTGCGCGGCACGCTCGTCCACGCCGTGCTGGAGCGGCTCTTCGCGCTGCCGGCGAACGAACGCGTCCCGCCGCGCGCGAAGGAGCTGATCGAGCCCACCTGGGCCGAGCTGTCCGCGGGCAGTCCGGAGTGGACGGACCTGTTCGAGGGCGAAGATGACGACGAGACCGGCAAATGGCTGCAGTCGGCGGAAAAGCTGCTCGACTCGTACTTCGGGCTGGAGGACCCGCGCCGGCTGGAACCCGAGGCCTGTGAGCTGCACGTGGAGATCGAGCTGGGCTCCGGGGTGCTGCTGCGCGGCTACATCGACCGGGTCGACGTCGCGCCCACCGGCGAGATCCGGGTGGTGGACTACAAGACCGGGGCGGCGCCGCGCGAGATCGGCGAGGCCAAGGCGATGTTCCAGATGAAGTTCTACGCCGTGGTGCTCTGGCGGCTGCGCGGCGTGGTGCCGCGGCAGCTGAAGCTGATGTACCTGACCGACGGGCAGTCCCTCGCGTACACGCCGGACGAGGCGGAGCTGGTGCGCTTCGAGCGCACGCTGGAGGCGATCTGGCAGGCCATCCTCAAGGCGGGCAAGACCGGCGACTTCCGGCCCAACCCGGGCAAGCTGTGCTCGTGGTGCGACCACCAGGCGCACTGCCCGGAGTTCGGCGGCACGCCCCCGGAGTACCCGGGCTGGCCGGAGCCGGACGCGGGCGAAGAGACGGCACTGGACCGGGCCGACTGATGGCCGACGCTTTTTACGCCCCGCTCGGCGAAGAGCGGTACGCCGCGACCGAGCACACCAGCGGTCCGTGGGCGCCGGGCGCGCAGCATTTCGGCCCGCCGTCGGCGCTGCTCGTGCGCGGGCTGGAGCGGATCGAGGCGCCGCACCCTTCGCTGCTGGCGCGGGTGACCGTCGAGATCCTCGGCCCCGCGCCGGTCGCGGAGCTGGACCAGCGGTCGTGGGTCGAGCGGCCGGGCCGTTCGGTGGAGCTGCTTCAGTCGGAGCTGTCCGCCGCCGGCCGGGTCGTCGCCCGCGCCTCGGCGTGGCGGCTCGCGACCACCGACACCGAGTCCGTGGCCACCGACGCCGGGCCGCTCCTGCCCTCGGCCGAAGCCGGCACCGAGACGGCGTTCCCGGACGACTGGTCCGGCGGATACCTGCAGGCCATCGAGTGGCGCGCGGTGCGCGGCGGGATCTCCGCGCCCGGGCCCGCCGCCGTCTGGGGCCGGCAGCGGATCCCGCTCGTGGACGGCGAGGAGCCGACCGGGCTGCAGCGGCTGTTCGCGATCGCCGACTCCGGCAACGGGGTGTCGCACTTCCTGCCGGCGCGCGACTGGTGGTTCATCAACTCGGAGCTGACCGTCCACCTGCGCCGCGAGCCCGAGGGCGAATGGGTCGGGCTCGACGCGGTTACGCTGGTCGGCCCACACGGAATCGGCACGGCCACGAGTACCCTGCACGACGGTTCCGGTCCGGTCGGCACGGGGGCGCAGGCCCTGCTCGTCCGTCCGCGACAGGCCGGAGGCGAATAACCGCGCGGACCCGCCCCGGATCCAATAGCCTTCGCGGAACGACCGACAAGGGAGCGCTCCGGCATGCAGATCACCTCG includes the following:
- a CDS encoding site-2 protease family protein, with translation MAATSQHNAGPPRRAATGDGGLLLFRVRGVPVLLAPSWWIGSAIIVVLYAPLVSRLLPDASTLTSWLLAAAFAVLLGLSVLAHELGHCLVALRLGIPVRRLRLFLLGGLSEVARTPRKPGQEGLVAAAGPAVSLVLGGFCALLMLAVPPDGAVWLLIAECAVANFAVGLFNLLPGLPLDGGRLVRAGVWAATGLRAKGTRAAVAGGALVATALIVWALWGLATASEDRWLRLGVCVVTAWFVIMGARAELVAEARRSWPDGLEITELVRPVLQLPAESPVSDALAASAGRGVVLVRADGVAAGLLDEQAAEQLAAANPHAPAELAAEPIRAETVLLASEPGEEIAERVRETPAWQFLVVDDEGRPAGVLRRDDLRAALVRDRRGY
- a CDS encoding RecB family exonuclease encodes the protein MPDTATVTTPPEAGGAPVRRRPALSPSRASDFKQCPLLYRFRAVDRLPEVPTRAQLRGTLVHAVLERLFALPANERVPPRAKELIEPTWAELSAGSPEWTDLFEGEDDDETGKWLQSAEKLLDSYFGLEDPRRLEPEACELHVEIELGSGVLLRGYIDRVDVAPTGEIRVVDYKTGAAPREIGEAKAMFQMKFYAVVLWRLRGVVPRQLKLMYLTDGQSLAYTPDEAELVRFERTLEAIWQAILKAGKTGDFRPNPGKLCSWCDHQAHCPEFGGTPPEYPGWPEPDAGEETALDRAD
- a CDS encoding thioesterase family protein; the protein is MADAFYAPLGEERYAATEHTSGPWAPGAQHFGPPSALLVRGLERIEAPHPSLLARVTVEILGPAPVAELDQRSWVERPGRSVELLQSELSAAGRVVARASAWRLATTDTESVATDAGPLLPSAEAGTETAFPDDWSGGYLQAIEWRAVRGGISAPGPAAVWGRQRIPLVDGEEPTGLQRLFAIADSGNGVSHFLPARDWWFINSELTVHLRREPEGEWVGLDAVTLVGPHGIGTATSTLHDGSGPVGTGAQALLVRPRQAGGE